One Natrinema marinum genomic window carries:
- a CDS encoding DUF3311 domain-containing protein — MPRNETGIWLAIAIVLAALAVPWFLWGSSAVVAGLPVWLWWHVGWMGLASVVFWVFAQRAWGVGIEPAVGDSSAAPEPSADRARGPRSGGDSP; from the coding sequence ATGCCTCGCAACGAAACCGGGATCTGGCTCGCGATAGCGATCGTTCTCGCCGCGCTCGCGGTGCCGTGGTTCCTCTGGGGGTCGTCGGCCGTCGTCGCCGGCCTGCCGGTGTGGCTCTGGTGGCACGTCGGCTGGATGGGGCTCGCGTCGGTCGTCTTCTGGGTGTTCGCCCAGCGCGCCTGGGGAGTCGGTATCGAACCGGCCGTGGGGGACTCGAGCGCAGCACCCGAGCCGTCGGCCGACCGCGCTCGCGGGCCGCGCTCCGGAGGTGACTCGCCGTGA
- a CDS encoding ArsR/SmtB family transcription factor: protein MARLFPFRSETAAEEGQPRVVDLEGEDADAVFAALSSTTARRIYAHLDDEPATPSDIADAIDSSIQNVRYHLEKLEDAGLVEVVDTWYSSRGNEMSVYATTDGPLIVTSNESRATQLKEALSRFIGGVGALAGGSLLVQYGLTRWLAPTPAGTANSGSRSESDGAGNGNAGDGSSDGGGFGIESTNGSNETTTGSGGAEQTDSALDAGNETAQNATDGGLEAAEAVFATVPPGLLFFLGGLVVLLAVTVYWYRTRPAH, encoded by the coding sequence ATGGCCCGTCTGTTTCCCTTTCGCTCCGAGACGGCCGCCGAAGAGGGCCAACCCCGCGTCGTCGACCTCGAGGGCGAGGACGCCGACGCGGTCTTCGCCGCCCTCTCCTCGACGACGGCCCGCCGGATCTACGCCCATCTCGACGACGAACCCGCGACGCCGAGCGACATCGCCGACGCGATCGACTCCTCGATCCAGAACGTCCGCTACCACTTAGAGAAACTCGAGGACGCCGGCCTCGTCGAGGTCGTCGACACCTGGTACTCCTCGCGGGGCAACGAGATGAGCGTCTACGCGACGACCGACGGCCCGCTGATCGTAACCAGCAACGAGTCGCGTGCGACGCAACTGAAAGAGGCTCTCTCGCGGTTCATCGGCGGCGTCGGCGCGCTCGCTGGCGGTAGTCTGCTGGTGCAGTATGGTCTCACGCGGTGGCTCGCGCCGACCCCGGCGGGAACCGCCAACAGCGGCTCGCGGTCGGAGTCGGACGGAGCGGGCAACGGGAACGCGGGCGACGGCTCGAGCGACGGCGGCGGCTTCGGAATCGAGAGCACAAACGGCTCGAACGAGACGACGACCGGAAGCGGCGGCGCGGAACAGACGGATTCGGCCCTCGACGCCGGCAACGAAACGGCCCAGAACGCCACTGACGGCGGACTCGAGGCCGCGGAAGCGGTGTTCGCGACCGTCCCGCCCGGACTGCTCTTTTTCCTCGGCGGACTCGTCGTCCTGCTCGCGGTGACGGTCTACTGGTACCGGACTCGACCGGCCCACTGA
- the dnaG gene encoding DNA primase DnaG, with translation MEDTSKYLIHADVTADGVVERSDVVGAIFGQTEGLLGDELDLRDLRQSGKVGRIDVEIASTGGNSHGQVTIATSLDKVETATLAAALETISRVGPCRADLEIREIEDVRAAKRKEVVDRAKELLRTGFDDTIMSSDEILAEVREHVRVEDITEYEGLPAGPRVTDSDAIIVVEGRADVLAMLKYGIKNAIAVEGTSVPDAVAELTRHRTVTAFLDGDRGGDLILEELAQVGDIDYVAFAPADSSVEELDHHELFAALRNKVPYETVSELNEPREAVAATDGSTTPAPPPSDAGTASPTVVDEAGADAECDSKASSAATDSSDATASTAAGDGPPSRAKTDRANAGSSPNSAQSAQPVGEREDEATDRSERRSQAADDADHEPETVYGHATAVIRADTDRVRFLDADGERITDTDASDAYDALESVDPVPTTVVLDDILGQQLLDLAADRGVERIVARSLGQFTKRPTGVRIHAVDDIAEQPPKEP, from the coding sequence ATGGAAGACACCTCGAAATACCTCATTCACGCGGACGTTACGGCTGACGGGGTCGTCGAGCGCAGCGACGTCGTCGGCGCGATCTTCGGGCAAACCGAAGGTCTACTCGGCGACGAGTTAGACCTGCGCGACCTCCGTCAGTCCGGTAAAGTCGGCCGCATCGACGTCGAAATCGCGAGCACCGGGGGCAACTCCCACGGTCAGGTAACGATCGCCACCAGCCTCGACAAGGTCGAGACCGCCACCCTCGCGGCCGCCCTCGAGACGATCTCCCGTGTCGGTCCCTGCCGGGCCGACCTCGAGATCCGCGAAATCGAGGACGTGCGGGCGGCGAAGCGAAAGGAGGTCGTCGACCGCGCGAAGGAACTGCTCCGGACGGGCTTCGACGACACGATCATGTCCTCCGACGAGATCTTGGCGGAGGTACGCGAGCACGTCCGCGTCGAGGACATTACCGAGTACGAAGGGCTGCCCGCCGGCCCCCGCGTGACCGACAGCGACGCCATCATCGTCGTCGAAGGTCGGGCCGACGTGCTCGCCATGCTCAAGTACGGCATCAAAAACGCCATCGCGGTCGAAGGAACGAGCGTCCCCGACGCGGTCGCCGAACTCACGCGCCACCGCACCGTCACCGCCTTCCTCGACGGCGACCGCGGCGGCGATCTCATTCTCGAGGAGCTCGCCCAGGTCGGCGACATCGACTACGTCGCCTTCGCGCCCGCCGACAGTTCCGTCGAGGAACTGGACCACCACGAACTGTTCGCCGCCCTCCGGAACAAGGTCCCCTACGAGACCGTCTCGGAACTGAACGAACCTCGAGAAGCGGTCGCCGCGACCGACGGGAGCACGACGCCGGCGCCGCCGCCGTCCGACGCCGGGACCGCGTCGCCGACGGTCGTCGACGAGGCAGGGGCCGATGCCGAGTGCGATTCCAAAGCGTCGTCCGCAGCGACCGACTCGAGCGACGCGACCGCATCGACGGCGGCCGGCGACGGACCGCCGTCGAGAGCAAAGACCGATCGAGCGAACGCCGGTTCGTCGCCGAATTCGGCACAATCAGCACAGCCTGTGGGCGAACGCGAGGATGAAGCGACCGATCGCAGCGAGCGGCGATCGCAGGCAGCCGACGACGCGGACCACGAACCCGAAACAGTCTACGGCCACGCGACGGCGGTCATCCGCGCGGATACCGACCGCGTTCGGTTCCTCGACGCCGACGGCGAGCGAATCACCGACACCGACGCGTCCGACGCGTACGATGCCCTCGAGTCGGTCGATCCGGTGCCGACGACGGTCGTGCTCGACGACATTCTGGGCCAGCAACTGCTCGATCTGGCGGCCGACCGTGGCGTCGAGCGGATCGTCG